The following proteins are encoded in a genomic region of Corylus avellana chromosome ca4, CavTom2PMs-1.0:
- the LOC132177635 gene encoding disease resistance protein RUN1-like — protein sequence MSLLDVKSNGIRVLVLYGMGGVGKTTLAKALCNKLVGRFECLSFISKVREKSANGDGLASLQDKLIHDLSSGKVPVYSNSIAAIKELVREKRVLVVLDDIDNVTQLDLLIGRREWFFEGSRIIITTRDREVLPEHLVNAFYEVRELGSSDALKLFSYHALRRDKPTDKFCDLLVTWARQSISPTVSN from the coding sequence ATGAGTTTGTTAGATGTTAAATCCAATGGCATTCGAGTTCTTGTATTATATGGTATGGGCGGTGTTGGTAAGACAACACTTGCCAAGGCTCTTTGTAATAAACTTGTTGGTCGCTTTGAGTGCCTAAGTTTCATTTCAAAAGTAAGAGAAAAATCTGCAAATGGCGATGGTTTAGCATCCCTTCAGGACAAACTTATCCATGATCTTTCCTCTGGTAAGGTTCCTGTATATTCTAATTCTATCGCTGCAATCAAAGAATTAGTTCGTGAGAAGAGAGTTCTTGTTGTTTTAGATGATATTGATAATGTAACTCAGCTTGATTTACTTATTGGGAGAAGAGAATGGTTTTTTGAaggaagtagaatcatcatcACCACAAGAGACAGAGAAGTTTTGCCCGAGCATCTAGTGAATGCATTTTATGAGGTCAGAGAGTTGGGAAGCTCTGACGCACTTAAGCTTTTTAGCTACCATGCACTAAGAAGAGACAAACCCACAGATAAATTTTGTGATCTTTTGGTTACATGGGCTCGTCAGTCCATAAGCCCAACAGTGTCAAATTAA
- the LOC132177634 gene encoding disease resistance protein RPV1-like has product MDNDAASISSAPGASRHRWDVFLSFRGEDTRHPFTVNLYDSLEKHGVRVFRDDEGLRRGDEISPSLLEAIDDSAASIVIFSPNYASSRWCLEELSKICECRRLILPVFYQVYPSDVRRQKGPFEEHFSSHENRFGEDVVLRWRRAMEKAGGISGWVFNNSDEVQRIQLLVKRVLTELANTPMGVATYTVGLDFRVEEVVSLLDVRSNDVRVLGLYGMGGIGKTTLAKALYNKLVGGFESRSFISEVRETAAKNIGLVSLQNKLIQDLSPGKVFIDYIAAIKEVVHEKRVLVVLDDISNVTQLELLIGRREWFYGGSRIIITTRDREVVPEHLVNAFYEVRELRDSEALQLFSYHALRSEKPTENFFDLSKQMVSLTGGLPLALEVFGSFLFDKRRIEEWQDALKKLEQIRPHDLQDVLKISFDGLDTQEKCIFLDIACLFIKMKMEKGDAIDVLRGCGFRAEIAIRCLIAKSLIKVTEQNALWMHDQVRDMGRQIVLDEDPVYPWRRSRLWERDAIMTVLKGEKGTEQIQGIVLDFESRPKKLEDVSGDTIAWENLKTTPNCTSGLTYLVELYKKRLHNKAKKEREVMLCTKFFESMVNLRLLQINYSRLVGRYKYLSPELKWLQWKGCPLKSLPSDFCPRELAVLDLSESKIEQVWGGYSNKVAKKLMVMNLHGCFNLSSIPDLSGHETLEKLVLERCCSLIKIHESVGNMSALLHLNLKECRNLVEFPAKVSGLKNLENLILSGCSKLKELPGDIGSMGSLKELLVDNSGISKLPESISRLTKLEKLNLNGCQFLRRLPNCIGKLSSLKKLSLNHSGIEEIPDSVGLLVNLENLGLIWCASLTSIPDSVGNLISLTELVTHGSAIKELPASIGSLSYLKDLSVGNCRFLSKLPDSIEGLASIVELQLDGTSITNLPDQVGALKMLSKLTMRNCKDLISLPESIGNLFALTSLDLNNAKISELPESIGMLDNLIRLRLSKCTQLHKLPASIGNLKSLQDLLMEETAVTELPESFGMLSSLVILKMGKKPHFQLAGNSVTEEVVIPTAEEKPSPFGLPTSFSNLCSLEELDACAWKLCGKIPDDFEKLSSLKILNLAHNNFSSLPSSLSGLSFLRKLLLHHCKELKSLPPLPSSLVEVNVAHCTALEKVSDLSNLESLCELNLTNCMKVKDIPGLEHLKSLIRLFMSGCKTCSSEVKKRLSKVSLRNLRALSMPGSRIPDWFSPEVIVSERKNREIKGVIIGIVVSVIHQIPDDKIDQLSYIPGIRANILKMNSRVFSTVLDLKGIPMTPEDHIYMFRDHQYRPLVSQLKDGYKKTVTQDEPPYIEGVKVKKCGIYLIFEGEDDYEGGEESLDENQLSISEKLAKFFSSLKDDHISGSGDEVNSQVQEIEKQEERERGPLLVLGGIRQHVRGCFGFETKKLLGKQLGHFCLLLIQRRWYFEVFISIFIILASIIVCNISLVCKK; this is encoded by the exons ATGGACAACGACGCCGCTTCCATTTCATCTGCTCCGGGAGCTTCCAGGCACCGCTGGGACGTCTTTCTGAGTTTCAGAGGCGAAGACACGCGCCACCCCTTCACTGTCAACCTCTACGATTCGCTCGAGAAACACGGCGTCCGGGTCTTCCGCGACGACGAGGGGCTGCGCCGCGGGGACGAGATTTCGCCAAGTCTGCTCGAGGCTATCGACGACTCGGCCGCTTCCATCGTCATCTTCTCTCCGAACTACGCGTCGTCGCGGTGGTGCCTTGAGGAACTTTCCAAGATATGCGAGTGCCGGAGGCTCATACTGCCAGTGTTCTACCAAGTCTACCCGTCGGACGTGCGGAGGCAGAAGGGACCTTTCGAAGAACATTTTAGTAGCCATGAAAATCGGTTTGGGGAGGACGTGGTTTTGAGGTGGAGAAGAGCTATGGAAAAAGCTGGTGGAATTTCTGGTTGGGTTTTCAATAACAG CGATGAAGTGCAGCGGATTCAATTGTTAGTCAAACGGGTGTTGACTGAACTGGCAAATACTCCAATGGGTGTGGCTACATATACAGTTGGACTTGATTTTCGTGTTGAAGAAGTGGTGAGTTTGTTAGATGTTAGATCCAATGACGTTCGAGTTCTTGGATTATATGGTATGGGTGGGATTGGTAAGACAACCCTTGCCAAGGCTCTTTATAATAAACTTGTTGGTGGCTTTGAGAGCCGTAGTTTCATTTCAGAAGTAAGAGAAACAGCTGCAAAGAACATTGGTTTAGTATCCCTTCAGAACAAACTTATCCAGGATCTTTCCCCTGGTAAGGTTTTTATAGATTATATCGCTGCAATCAAAGAAGTAGTTCATGAGAAGCGAGTTCTTGTTGTTTTAGATGATATTAGCAATGTAACTCAGCTTGAATTACTTATTGGGAGAAGGGAATGGTTTTATGgaggaagtagaatcatcatcACCACAAGAGACAGAGAAGTTGTACCCGAGCATCTTGTGAATGCGTTTTATGAGGTCAGAGAGTTGAGAGACTCTGAGGCACTACAGCTTTTTAGCTACCATGCTCTAAGAAGTGAGAAACCCACAGAGAATTTTTTTGATCTTTCCAAACAAATGGTGTCTCTTACAGGAGGTCTACCATTGGCTCTGGAAGTATTTGGCTCTTTTTTATTCGATAAGAGGAGAATAGAAGAGTGGCAAGATGCTTTGAAAAAGTTGGAACAAATTCGTCCACACGATCTTCAGGATGTGTTGAAGATAAGTTTTGATGGGTTAGATACACAAGAGAAGTGTATATTCCTTGATATAGCATGTTTattcattaaaatgaaaatggaaaaaggaGATGCAATTGATGTATTGAGAGGTTGCGGTTTTAGGGCTGAAATAGCAATCAGATGCCTCATTGCAAAATCACTTATTAAGGTTACGGAGCAAAACGCATTGTGGATGCATGATCAAGTTAGAGACATGGGAAGACAAATTGTTCTAGATGAAGACCCAGTGTATCCTTGGAGGCGTAGTAGATTGTGGGAGCGCGATGCTATCATGACTGTCTTGAAGGGTGAGAAG GGAACAGAACAGATACAAGGGATCGTCCTAGACTTTGAAAGTAGGCCGAAGAAGTTGGAGGATGTGAGTGGTGACACAATTGCTTGGGAAAACCTTAAAACAACACCCAATTGCACCTCCGGATTAACATACTTGGTAGAACTGTATAAGAAGCGTCTTCATAATAAAGCAAAGAAGGAGAGGGAGGTAATGCTGTGCACGAAGTTCTTCGAATCCATGGTTAATCTAAGACTTCTGCAAATCAATTATTCGAGGTTAGTAGGAAGGTATAAATATTTATCTCCAGAACTTAAGTGGCTGCAGTGGAAAGGGTGTCCTCTTAAAAGTCTTCCCTCTGATTTTTGTCCTCGGGAACTTGCTGTCCTTGACCTCTCAGAAAGCAAAATTGAACAAGTGTGGGGCGGGTATAGTAACAAG GTGGCTAAGAAATTGATGGTAATGAATCTCCACGGCTGCTTTAATCTTTCTTCTATTCCTGATTTATCTGGGCATGAAACCTTGGAAAAGCTTGTTCTTGAACGTTGCTGCAGTCTAATAAAGATTCATGAATCGGTTGGAAACATGAGTGCATTACTCCACTTGAACCTGAAAGAGTGTCGGAACCTTGTTGAATTTCCTGCTAAAGTGTCTGGGCTGAAAAATCTAGAGAACCTTATACTCTCTGGCTGCTCAAAATTGAAAGAGTTACCAGGCGATATAGGCAGCATGGGATCTCTGAAAGAACTTCTTGTTGATAACAGTGGTATATCAAAGCTTCCTGAATCCATATCCCGCCTTACAAAACTTGAAAAGCTTAATCTAAATGGTTGCCAATTCTTAAGAAGACTACCGAACTGCATTGGAAAGCTGTCTTCCCTGAAAAAACTCTCTCTTAATCATTCTGGTATAGAAGAAATACCTGATTCTGTTGGATTATTGGTAAACCTGGAGAATCTAGGTTTAATTTGGTGTGCATCACTCACTTCAATTCCTGATTCGGTTGGCAATCTCATATCATTGACAGAACTAGTAACTCATGGTAGTGCAATTAAAGAATTGCCTGCTTCTATTGGTTCTTTATCATATTTGAAGGACTTGTCAGTTGGAAACTGTCGATTTCTGAGCAAATTGCCTGATTCAATTGAAGGATTAGCTTCTATTGTTGAACTTCAGTTAGATGGGACATCAATCACGAATCTGCCGGATCAGGTGGGTGCCTTGAAAATGCTAAGCAAGCTTACAATGAGGAATTGTAAAGATCTTATATCTTTACCAGAATCAATTGGAAACTTGTTTGCTCTTACTTCTTTGGACTTGAACAATGCCAAAATTTCTGAATTACCAGAATCCATTGGGATGCTGGATAATCTTATTAGATTAAGATTGAGTAAATGTACACAGCTCCATAAACTTCCCGCTTCAATAGGAAATTTGAAGTCGTTGCAAGACTTGCTTATGGAAGAAACTGCTGTGACAGAATTACCCGAAAGCTTTGGTATGCTCTCAAGCttagtaatattaaaaatggGTAAGAAGCCTCATTTTCAGTTAGCTGGAAACAGCGTAACTGAAGAGGTTGTAATTCCAACTGCAGAAGAGAAACCTAGTCCTTTCGGCCTTCCGACTTCTTTCTCCAATTTATGCTCACTAGAAGAATTGGATGCTTGTGCATGGAAACTATGTGGGAAAATCCctgatgattttgaaaagttgTCATCATTGAAGATTCTGAATCTGGCCCATAATAATTTTTCCAGCCTTCCATCCAGCTTGAGCGGCCTTTCTTTTCTCAGAAAGCTTTTATTGCACCACTGCAAAGAGCTCAAGTCACTTCCTCCACTTCCCTCAAGCTTGGTGGAGGTGAACGTTGCGCATTGTACTGCACTGGAAAAGGTATCTGATCTTTCAAATTTGGAAAGCTTATGCGAGCTGAACCTTACAAACTGTATGAAGGTGAAGGATATTCCGGGCCTTGAACACTTGAAGTCCTTGATAAGGTTGTTCATGAGTGGCTGCAAAACATGCTCATCTGAGGTGAAAAAAAGACTTTCTaag GTTTCTTTAAGGAATTTACGCGCTCTTAGTATGCCTGGAAGCAGAATTCCAGATTGGTTTTCTCCTGAGGTGATTGTTTCAGAACGCAAGAACCGTGAGATCAAAGGTGTGATAATAGGCATTGTTGTCTCTGTCATCCATCAAATACCGGATGACAAAATAGATCAACTCTCTTACATACCAGGGATACGAGcaaatattctcaaaatgaATTCACGTGTATTCAGTACAGTGCTGGACTTAAAGGGGATCCCAATGACGCCGGAAGATCATATTTACATGTTTCGAGATCATCAGTATCGTCCCTTAGTTTCTCAGTTGAAGGATGGCTATAAGAAAACTGTGACACAGGATGAACCACCATACATAGAGGGGGTTAAGGTGAAAAAGTGTgggatttatttgatttttgaaggTGAGGATGATTATGAAGGAGGAGAAGAATCATTGGACGAAAACCAACTATCCATTTCAGAAAAACTAGCCAAGTTTTTCAGCTCTCTTAAAGACGACCACATCTCTGGTTCTGGTGATGAAGTCAACAGCCAAGTTCAAGAGATTgagaaacaagaagaaagagaaagagggccTCTTTTAGTTTTGGGGGGCATTAGGCAGCATGTTCGAGGATGTTTTGGTTTTGAAACGAAGAAGCTATTAGGAAAGCAACTTGGCCATTTTTGCCTACTATTGATACAACGGAGGTGGTACTTTGAAGTCTTCATTTCTATCTTCATTATTCTTGCCTCTATCATTGTTTGCAATATCTCCCTTGTGTgcaaaaaatga